Proteins encoded within one genomic window of Actinoplanes octamycinicus:
- a CDS encoding PP2C family protein-serine/threonine phosphatase encodes MPRRINDDERLRRFEAVTDAALSRLDASDLLDELLDRVRDLLDVDTAAILLLDEHAQQLVATAAKGLEEEVRAGFRVAVGRGFAGRVAAGRRPVRIADVTAGDVVNPILLHKGIRSLLGVPILAGTDLIGVLHVGTLTPRRFGADDIRLLELVADRAGVAGRIRSHKLDQAAALALQRSLLPARLPEIPGVELAARYVPGHAFGIGGDWYDVFTLPSGHLGVVIGDVSGHGLASAVVMGRIRSALRSYALICDDPAEALTLLNRKVHHFEAGSLTTALYAMISPDRERIVLSSAGHLPPVVACPGEGAALAEIMVDPPLGIGPRTRRRRSTTLEFPPGALLLCYTDGLVERRDQVIDTGLGRLTGLVRADNAETVCTTVLGIADTEQPGDDVAVLAVRRRT; translated from the coding sequence GTGCCCCGACGCATCAACGACGACGAGCGGCTACGGCGGTTCGAGGCGGTCACCGATGCGGCCCTGTCGCGCCTCGATGCCTCCGATCTGCTCGACGAGTTGCTGGACCGGGTCCGGGACCTGCTGGACGTGGACACCGCGGCGATCCTGCTGCTGGACGAGCACGCCCAGCAGCTGGTCGCCACCGCGGCCAAGGGTCTGGAGGAGGAGGTCCGGGCCGGGTTCCGGGTCGCCGTCGGGCGCGGTTTCGCCGGCCGGGTGGCGGCCGGCCGCCGGCCGGTCCGGATCGCCGACGTCACCGCGGGCGACGTGGTCAACCCGATCCTGCTGCACAAGGGGATCCGGTCGCTGCTCGGCGTGCCGATCCTGGCCGGCACCGACCTGATCGGGGTGCTGCACGTCGGCACGCTGACGCCGCGCCGGTTCGGGGCCGACGACATCCGGTTGCTGGAGCTGGTCGCCGACCGGGCCGGGGTGGCCGGCCGGATCCGGTCGCACAAGCTGGACCAGGCCGCCGCCCTGGCCCTGCAGCGCAGCCTGCTGCCGGCCCGGTTGCCCGAGATCCCCGGCGTCGAGCTGGCCGCCCGCTACGTGCCCGGGCACGCGTTCGGCATCGGTGGCGACTGGTACGACGTCTTCACCCTCCCCTCCGGCCACCTGGGCGTGGTGATCGGCGACGTCTCCGGTCACGGCCTGGCCTCCGCCGTGGTGATGGGCCGGATCCGCAGCGCGCTCCGCTCCTACGCGCTGATCTGCGACGACCCGGCCGAGGCGCTCACCCTGCTGAACCGCAAGGTGCACCACTTCGAGGCGGGCAGCCTGACCACCGCGCTGTACGCGATGATCAGCCCGGACCGGGAGCGGATCGTGCTCTCCTCGGCCGGGCACCTGCCCCCGGTGGTGGCCTGTCCCGGCGAGGGCGCCGCGCTGGCCGAGATCATGGTCGACCCGCCGCTCGGCATCGGCCCGCGCACCCGGCGCCGGCGCAGCACCACCCTGGAGTTCCCGCCCGGCGCCCTGCTGCTCTGCTACACCGACGGCCTGGTGGAGCGCCGGGACCAGGTGATCGATACCGGATTGGGGCGGCTCACCGGCCTGGTCCGGGCGGACAATGCGGAGACGGTGTGCACCACGGTGCTGGGCATCGCGGACACCGAGCAGCCGGGGGACGACGTCGCCGTGCTCGCCGTGCGACGCCGTACCTGA
- a CDS encoding winged helix-turn-helix transcriptional regulator translates to MTDPADDLIPSVFARDCASRHVMADVTGKWGGLALAALHDGSYRFNALRRRVDGVSEKMLAQTLQALERDGLVVREVQATIPPRVEYSLTPLGIRVAGKLKELIELLEGEIGQVRAAQAAYDRDHAAGVR, encoded by the coding sequence ATGACTGATCCCGCCGACGACCTGATCCCCAGCGTCTTCGCTCGGGACTGCGCCTCCCGGCACGTGATGGCCGACGTCACCGGCAAGTGGGGCGGTCTCGCCCTGGCCGCGCTGCACGACGGCAGCTACCGGTTCAACGCGCTGCGCCGCCGGGTCGACGGCGTCAGCGAGAAGATGCTGGCCCAGACCCTGCAGGCGCTGGAGCGCGACGGCCTGGTGGTGCGCGAGGTGCAGGCCACCATCCCGCCGCGGGTGGAGTACAGCTTGACCCCGCTCGGCATCCGGGTGGCCGGCAAGCTGAAGGAGCTGATCGAGCTGCTCGAGGGTGAGATCGGTCAGGTCCGGGCCGCGCAGGCCGCCTACGATCGCGATCACGCCGCCGGGGTGCGATAG
- a CDS encoding extracellular solute-binding protein, with translation MKRRNFLSLTAGAAAATGLAACGSSGPSDTSSGSGSGGADAASYWFLSGPPGEPIRQGAVDRFNKTGNGTIKVTTFQNDTYKDKLKTALGAGQAPSIIWGWGGGGLKSYVEAGQVDDLTDWFAQNSAVKDRLFKASFGPATIDGKIYAMPAETVQPIVMLYNKEAFEKAGVSAPPQTWAELMEQVPKFNAKGIAPFSLAGQSRWTNMMWLELLFDRIGGPEVFGNAYNGQKDAWSNPAAIDALTKVQDLVKANGFIKGFASVTADSNADQALLYRGKAAMELHGSWSYGIIKAEGGSFIKDGKLGYASFPAVDGGKGDPTNAYGNAGQYLSIYSKASDKQKETAKAFFKTMLDDAEQQGWIESGGVPIVQGSNAKLANSPDKDFLNFIYDVSSKANNFGQSWDQALSPTAAETLLENIAKLFQLKVTPQEFATNMNAVIGK, from the coding sequence GTGAAGCGCAGGAACTTTCTGAGTCTCACCGCGGGTGCTGCCGCGGCCACCGGTCTCGCCGCGTGCGGCAGCTCCGGCCCGTCCGACACCAGCAGCGGCAGCGGCTCCGGCGGCGCCGACGCCGCCAGCTACTGGTTCCTCAGCGGCCCGCCCGGAGAGCCGATCCGGCAGGGCGCGGTGGACCGCTTCAACAAGACCGGCAACGGCACCATCAAGGTCACCACGTTCCAGAACGACACCTACAAGGACAAGCTGAAGACCGCGCTCGGCGCGGGCCAGGCCCCGAGCATCATCTGGGGCTGGGGCGGCGGCGGCCTGAAGAGCTACGTCGAGGCCGGCCAGGTCGACGACCTGACCGATTGGTTCGCGCAGAACTCCGCGGTCAAGGACCGGCTGTTCAAGGCGTCCTTCGGCCCGGCCACCATCGACGGCAAGATCTACGCGATGCCGGCCGAGACCGTGCAGCCGATCGTCATGCTGTACAACAAGGAGGCCTTCGAGAAGGCCGGCGTGTCGGCCCCGCCGCAGACCTGGGCCGAGCTGATGGAGCAGGTCCCGAAGTTCAACGCCAAGGGCATCGCGCCGTTCTCGCTGGCCGGCCAGTCGCGCTGGACCAACATGATGTGGCTCGAGCTCCTCTTCGACCGGATCGGCGGCCCCGAGGTCTTCGGCAACGCCTACAACGGCCAGAAGGACGCCTGGAGCAACCCGGCCGCGATCGACGCGCTCACCAAGGTCCAGGACCTGGTCAAGGCGAACGGCTTCATCAAGGGCTTCGCGTCGGTCACCGCCGACTCCAACGCCGACCAGGCGCTGCTCTACCGCGGCAAGGCGGCCATGGAGCTGCACGGCTCCTGGTCGTACGGCATCATCAAGGCCGAGGGTGGCTCGTTCATCAAGGACGGCAAGCTGGGCTACGCCAGCTTCCCGGCGGTCGACGGTGGCAAGGGCGACCCGACCAACGCCTACGGCAACGCCGGTCAGTACCTCTCGATCTACTCGAAGGCGTCGGACAAGCAGAAGGAGACCGCGAAGGCGTTCTTCAAGACCATGCTCGACGACGCCGAGCAGCAGGGCTGGATCGAGTCCGGCGGTGTCCCGATCGTCCAGGGCTCGAACGCGAAGCTGGCGAACTCCCCGGACAAGGACTTCCTCAACTTCATCTACGACGTGTCCAGCAAGGCGAACAACTTCGGTCAGTCCTGGGACCAGGCGCTGAGCCCGACGGCCGCGGAGACGCTGCTGGAGAACATCGCCAAGCTGTTCCAGCTGAAGGTCACTCCGCAGGAGTTCGCCACCAACATGAACGCGGTTATCGGCAAATGA
- a CDS encoding UBP-type zinc finger domain-containing protein, translating to MSASIQPDVPPSGTGCVECLEAGGWWVHLRRCAQCGHIGCCDTSPSQHATAHFRASGHPVIQSFEPGEDWFWDYQSEQVLDGPELAAPTSRPAEQPTPGPAGAVPADWRFKINR from the coding sequence GTGAGCGCCTCGATTCAGCCCGATGTCCCGCCGTCCGGCACCGGTTGTGTGGAGTGCCTGGAGGCCGGCGGCTGGTGGGTCCACCTGCGACGGTGTGCGCAGTGCGGGCACATCGGCTGCTGTGACACCTCCCCGTCGCAGCACGCCACCGCCCATTTCCGCGCGTCCGGCCACCCGGTGATCCAGTCCTTCGAGCCGGGCGAGGACTGGTTCTGGGATTACCAGAGCGAGCAGGTGCTGGACGGTCCCGAGCTGGCCGCCCCGACCAGCCGCCCGGCGGAGCAGCCGACGCCGGGCCCGGCCGGCGCGGTCCCCGCCGACTGGCGCTTCAAGATCAACAGATAG
- a CDS encoding glycoside hydrolase family 3 N-terminal domain-containing protein, translated as MTTEQVTQPWRDPALPVADRVEALLAEMTLEEKVAQLGSRWVGNDMGDTAQEDGYDPEEQHNVAPMQDVFAAGGSVSLTDAAEHGLGHLTRVYGSIPLSPAEGAAELIRQQRVVMAARLGIPAIVHEECLTGFTAFGATVYPAALAWGATFDPELIERMSAAIGRDMAALGVHQGLSPVLDVVRDYRWGRVEETIGEDPYLVAMVGSAYVRGLQSSGVIATLKHFAGYSASRGARNHGPVPMGRRELIDLILPPFETAVQIGGAGSVMNSYSDVDGVPAGADRWLLTEVLRDEWGFTGTVVSDYWAIPFLATMHGVATGNADAGAQALAAGIDVELPDTIGYGAELVAKVRRGEVPEELVDRAARRLLTQKAQLGLLDPGWTPEESVLAAPVTDLNGPGNRALAAELAERSVVLLDAGSALPVAGPRRIAAIGPCADDARTFLGCYAFPNHVLPRYPQLGLGLDIPTALDGLRAEFPDGEIGYARGCEVTGDDRSGFAEAVEAARGAELAVAFVGDLAGLFGKGTSGEGCDADDLRLPGVQAELLEALLATGTPLVVVVVSGRPYALGDLAGRVAGLVQAFMPGQAGGQAIAGVLSGRIQPTGKLPVQIPRTPGGQPGTYLQPILGATHSGVSNLDPTPLYPFGYGSSYTTFAVDELKVSADTVPTDGEFSVTVRVRNTGGRDGAEVVQLYLSDPVAQVTRPVRQLSGFQRVELAAGAGAEVTFHVHTDRTAFAGRDLQRVVEPGDLRVLVGTSAGDLSCQATVTLTGPVRPAGADRRLVTPVEVRPIES; from the coding sequence TTGACCACAGAACAGGTGACCCAGCCGTGGCGCGACCCGGCGCTCCCCGTCGCCGACCGCGTCGAGGCGCTGCTCGCCGAGATGACCCTCGAGGAGAAGGTCGCGCAGCTGGGTAGCCGCTGGGTCGGCAACGACATGGGCGACACCGCGCAGGAGGACGGCTACGACCCAGAGGAGCAGCACAACGTCGCCCCGATGCAGGACGTCTTCGCGGCCGGCGGCTCGGTGTCGCTGACGGACGCGGCCGAGCACGGCCTCGGCCACCTGACCCGGGTGTACGGCAGCATCCCGCTCTCCCCCGCCGAGGGCGCCGCCGAGCTGATCCGCCAGCAGCGCGTGGTGATGGCCGCCCGGCTCGGCATCCCCGCGATCGTGCACGAGGAGTGCCTGACCGGGTTCACCGCGTTCGGCGCCACCGTCTACCCGGCCGCGCTCGCCTGGGGCGCCACCTTCGACCCGGAGCTGATCGAGCGGATGTCCGCGGCGATCGGCCGGGACATGGCCGCGCTCGGCGTGCACCAGGGCCTGTCCCCGGTGCTCGACGTGGTCCGCGACTACCGGTGGGGCCGGGTCGAGGAGACCATCGGCGAGGACCCCTATCTGGTCGCGATGGTCGGCTCCGCCTATGTCCGGGGCCTGCAGAGCTCCGGGGTGATCGCCACGCTCAAGCATTTCGCCGGCTACTCCGCCTCCCGTGGCGCCCGCAACCACGGCCCGGTGCCGATGGGCCGGCGCGAGCTGATCGACCTGATCCTGCCCCCGTTCGAGACTGCCGTGCAGATCGGCGGCGCGGGCTCGGTCATGAATTCCTATTCCGACGTCGACGGGGTGCCGGCCGGCGCCGACCGGTGGTTGCTCACCGAGGTGCTCCGGGACGAGTGGGGTTTCACCGGCACCGTGGTCTCCGACTACTGGGCGATCCCATTCCTGGCCACCATGCACGGCGTCGCCACCGGCAACGCCGACGCCGGCGCGCAGGCGCTGGCCGCCGGGATCGACGTCGAGCTGCCGGACACCATCGGGTACGGCGCCGAGCTGGTCGCCAAGGTCCGCCGCGGCGAGGTGCCGGAGGAGCTGGTCGACCGCGCCGCCCGCCGCCTGCTCACCCAGAAGGCCCAGCTGGGCCTGCTCGACCCGGGCTGGACCCCGGAGGAGTCGGTGCTGGCCGCGCCGGTCACCGACCTGAACGGGCCGGGCAACCGGGCGCTCGCCGCCGAGCTGGCCGAGCGCTCGGTCGTGCTGCTCGACGCGGGCAGCGCGCTGCCGGTCGCCGGGCCGCGCCGGATCGCCGCGATCGGCCCGTGCGCCGACGACGCCCGCACCTTCCTCGGCTGCTACGCCTTCCCGAACCACGTGCTCCCCCGGTACCCGCAGCTCGGCCTGGGCCTGGACATCCCGACCGCGCTGGACGGCCTGCGCGCCGAGTTCCCGGACGGCGAGATCGGCTACGCCCGCGGCTGCGAGGTGACCGGCGACGACCGCAGCGGTTTCGCCGAGGCGGTCGAGGCGGCCCGCGGCGCCGAACTGGCGGTGGCCTTCGTCGGCGACCTGGCCGGCTTGTTCGGCAAGGGCACCTCGGGCGAGGGCTGTGACGCCGACGACCTGCGGCTGCCCGGCGTGCAGGCGGAGCTGCTGGAGGCGCTGCTGGCCACCGGCACGCCGCTGGTCGTGGTGGTGGTCTCCGGCCGGCCGTACGCGCTGGGCGACCTGGCCGGCCGGGTGGCCGGCCTGGTCCAGGCGTTCATGCCCGGCCAGGCCGGCGGGCAGGCGATCGCCGGCGTGCTCAGCGGCCGGATCCAGCCGACCGGCAAGCTGCCGGTGCAGATCCCGCGGACCCCGGGCGGGCAGCCGGGCACCTACCTGCAGCCGATCCTGGGCGCCACGCACAGCGGGGTGAGCAACCTCGACCCGACGCCGCTCTACCCGTTCGGCTACGGCAGCTCGTACACCACCTTCGCGGTCGACGAGCTGAAGGTCAGCGCGGACACCGTGCCGACCGACGGCGAGTTCAGCGTCACCGTGCGGGTCCGCAACACCGGCGGGCGGGACGGCGCCGAGGTGGTCCAGCTCTACCTGTCCGACCCGGTCGCCCAGGTCACCCGTCCGGTCCGCCAGCTGTCCGGTTTCCAGCGCGTCGAGCTGGCCGCCGGGGCGGGCGCCGAGGTCACCTTCCACGTGCACACCGACCGCACCGCGTTCGCCGGCCGCGACCTCCAGCGCGTGGTGGAGCCCGGTGACTTGCGGGTGCTCGTCGGCACCTCGGCCGGCGACCTGTCCTGCCAGGCGACCGTCACGCTGACCGGCCCGGTCCGCCCGGCCGGCGCCGACCGCCGGCTGGTCACCCCGGTGGAGGTCCGGCCGATCGAGTCGTAA
- a CDS encoding LacI family DNA-binding transcriptional regulator has translation MLNGRSDVSPQTRELIERLLREHDYRPRNSRHSGRARLIDLVFNDLDSPWALELVRGVEDVTHAAGVGTVVSQVHRRTTATRQWLQNLRARASDGVVFVTSDVAEPVHTELHRLRVPVVIIDPAGGAATDVPTIGATNWSGGRTATDHLISLGHRRIGFIAGPKDLLCSRARLDGFRAAMEAAGVPVDPGLMEQGDFRNESGYQAGGRLLDRPDRPTAIFASSDQMALGVYEAARRRGLRVPDDLSVIGFDDLPDACWSSPPLTTIRQPLAEMGALAARTVLRLSRGETIETPRVELVTKLIVRESTKSLAETRGQTTE, from the coding sequence GTGCTCAACGGACGCTCCGACGTCTCCCCGCAGACCCGTGAGCTGATCGAGCGGCTGCTCCGCGAGCACGACTACCGGCCCCGCAACTCTCGGCACTCCGGCCGGGCTCGGCTGATCGACCTGGTCTTCAACGACCTGGACAGCCCGTGGGCGCTGGAACTGGTGCGCGGCGTGGAGGACGTGACCCACGCGGCCGGGGTCGGCACCGTGGTCTCCCAGGTGCACCGGCGGACCACCGCCACCCGCCAGTGGCTGCAGAATCTGCGGGCCCGCGCCTCCGACGGCGTGGTCTTCGTGACCTCCGACGTGGCCGAGCCGGTGCACACCGAGCTGCACCGGCTGCGCGTCCCAGTGGTGATCATCGATCCGGCCGGTGGCGCCGCGACCGACGTGCCGACCATCGGCGCGACCAACTGGTCGGGCGGCCGCACGGCCACCGATCACCTGATCAGCCTCGGTCACCGGCGGATCGGGTTCATCGCCGGGCCGAAGGATCTGCTGTGCAGCCGCGCCCGTCTGGACGGTTTCCGGGCGGCGATGGAGGCGGCCGGCGTGCCGGTCGACCCGGGCCTGATGGAGCAGGGCGACTTCCGCAACGAGTCGGGCTACCAGGCCGGTGGGCGGCTGCTGGACCGGCCGGACCGGCCGACCGCGATCTTCGCCTCCAGCGACCAGATGGCGCTCGGCGTCTACGAGGCGGCCCGCCGCCGCGGCCTGCGCGTGCCGGACGACCTGAGCGTGATCGGTTTCGACGACCTGCCGGACGCCTGCTGGTCCTCGCCGCCGCTGACCACGATCCGTCAGCCGCTGGCGGAGATGGGGGCGCTCGCCGCGCGGACAGTCCTGCGACTGTCGCGCGGCGAGACCATCGAGACCCCCCGGGTGGAGCTGGTCACCAAGCTGATCGTGCGGGAGAGCACGAAGTCACTTGCCGAAACCCGCGGTCAGACCACTGAGTAG
- a CDS encoding carbohydrate ABC transporter permease — MTTTLDHRKSGKAAHVAPPPTSRRPKLLQYNWFGGLAGWLWLGVVIIPIYWIVITSFKLQADYYSTNPLVPPANPSLENYRFVLEHDFVRYFFNSVIVTVGAVAPAIVASFMAAYAIVRGSSVSRFLRTVNGVFLMGLAIPLQAVIIPVYLIIIKLQMYDTLGAIILPSIAFAIPLSVLVLSNFIRDIPKELFESMRIDGATEWGTLWRLALPLTRPALVTVTIYQGLQVWNGFLLPLILTQNPDKRVLPLALTAFQGQYNINIPAVLASVVLTTLPILVLYVVGRRQLLSGLTAGFGK, encoded by the coding sequence ATGACGACGACCCTCGACCATCGGAAGTCCGGCAAGGCGGCCCACGTGGCGCCACCGCCCACCAGCCGGCGGCCCAAGTTGCTGCAGTACAACTGGTTCGGTGGCCTGGCCGGCTGGCTCTGGCTCGGCGTGGTGATCATCCCGATCTACTGGATCGTGATCACCAGCTTCAAGCTGCAGGCCGACTACTACTCCACCAACCCGCTGGTCCCGCCGGCCAACCCGTCGCTGGAGAACTACCGGTTCGTGCTGGAGCACGACTTCGTCCGGTACTTCTTCAACAGCGTGATCGTCACGGTCGGCGCGGTGGCCCCGGCCATCGTGGCGTCGTTCATGGCGGCCTACGCGATCGTCCGGGGCAGCTCGGTGAGCCGGTTCCTGCGGACGGTCAACGGGGTGTTCCTGATGGGTCTCGCCATCCCGCTGCAGGCGGTGATCATCCCGGTCTACCTGATCATCATCAAGCTCCAGATGTACGACACGCTGGGCGCGATCATCCTGCCGTCGATCGCGTTCGCGATCCCGCTCTCGGTGCTGGTGCTCTCGAACTTCATCCGGGACATCCCGAAGGAGCTGTTCGAGTCCATGCGCATCGACGGCGCCACCGAGTGGGGCACGCTCTGGCGGCTGGCGCTGCCGCTGACCCGCCCGGCGCTGGTGACCGTCACGATCTACCAGGGTCTGCAGGTGTGGAACGGCTTCCTCCTGCCGCTGATCCTGACCCAGAACCCGGACAAGCGCGTCCTGCCGCTGGCGCTCACCGCGTTCCAGGGCCAGTACAACATCAACATCCCGGCGGTGCTGGCTTCCGTCGTGCTGACCACGCTGCCGATCCTGGTCCTCTACGTGGTCGGCCGCCGTCAGCTACTCAGTGGTCTGACCGCGGGTTTCGGCAAGTGA
- a CDS encoding DUF427 domain-containing protein — MTDRPRKEPGPDHPITVTPTGERVVVTVAGQVVADTTRALSLREATYPAVQYVPLADVDRSLLERTGTRTYCPYKGEASYYSITVGGDRSVDAIWEYQAPYDAVAEIKEHVAFYPDRVDAITIG, encoded by the coding sequence ATGACAGACCGGCCAAGGAAAGAGCCCGGACCGGACCATCCGATCACCGTCACGCCGACCGGCGAGCGGGTGGTGGTGACCGTCGCCGGCCAGGTGGTGGCGGACACCACGAGGGCGTTGAGCCTGCGCGAGGCGACGTACCCGGCGGTGCAGTACGTGCCGCTCGCCGACGTCGACCGGTCGCTGCTGGAGCGCACCGGGACGCGGACCTACTGTCCGTACAAGGGCGAGGCCAGCTACTACTCGATCACGGTCGGCGGCGACCGGTCCGTGGACGCGATCTGGGAGTACCAGGCGCCGTACGACGCGGTTGCCGAGATCAAGGAGCACGTCGCGTTCTACCCGGACCGGGTGGACGCGATCACGATCGGCTGA
- a CDS encoding SDR family oxidoreductase: MTTIAVTGATGHLGRLAIDALLRRGVEPGSIVAAVRTPEKAAGLLARGVQVREADFDRPETLTAAFTGVDRVLLVSTNAVGNRVAQHVAAIQAAKAAGVGFVAYTSVLRADTTPIVLAADHKATEEALAASGLAYSFLRNGWYIENYTAQIPTVRATGAYLGSAGDGRIAGATRADYAEAAAAVLTTGNPKTVYELGGDSPFTMAELAAEVSRQAGVEIGYTDVPAEKLVEILSGAGVPEGFAAVLADTDVHVREHGALDNPGSDLRDLIGRPTTPLAVAVADALKG; encoded by the coding sequence ATGACCACCATCGCTGTCACCGGCGCCACCGGGCACCTCGGCCGTCTCGCCATCGACGCGCTGCTCCGCCGGGGCGTCGAGCCCGGCTCGATCGTCGCCGCGGTGCGCACCCCGGAGAAGGCGGCCGGGCTGCTCGCCCGCGGCGTGCAGGTGCGCGAGGCCGACTTCGACCGGCCGGAAACCCTGACCGCCGCCTTCACCGGCGTCGACCGGGTCCTGCTGGTCTCCACCAACGCGGTCGGCAACCGGGTCGCGCAGCACGTCGCCGCGATCCAGGCGGCCAAGGCGGCCGGGGTCGGCTTCGTGGCCTACACCAGCGTGCTGCGCGCCGACACCACGCCGATCGTGCTGGCCGCCGACCACAAGGCGACCGAGGAGGCGCTCGCCGCGTCCGGGCTGGCTTACTCGTTCCTGCGCAACGGCTGGTACATCGAGAACTACACCGCGCAGATCCCGACGGTACGGGCGACCGGCGCCTACCTGGGCAGCGCCGGTGACGGGCGGATCGCCGGCGCTACCCGGGCCGACTACGCCGAGGCGGCGGCCGCGGTGCTCACCACCGGGAACCCCAAGACGGTGTACGAGCTGGGCGGGGACTCGCCGTTCACGATGGCCGAGCTGGCCGCCGAGGTGAGCCGGCAGGCCGGGGTGGAGATCGGCTACACCGACGTGCCGGCCGAGAAGCTCGTCGAGATCCTCAGCGGGGCGGGGGTGCCGGAAGGGTTCGCGGCGGTGCTGGCCGACACCGACGTGCACGTGCGGGAGCACGGGGCGCTGGACAACCCGGGCAGCGACCTGCGGGACCTGATCGGGCGGCCGACGACGCCGCTCGCCGTGGCGGTGGCGGACGCGCTGAAGGGCTGA
- a CDS encoding carbohydrate ABC transporter permease, whose translation MAWPALIAFTIFGVIPLFGVLYLSFSSWNGLSETIPMSGLESWKSVLSDPGLPHALWVTFLIMALSWLAQTPISILLGVFIAKHARYRSVLAVLFFVPLLLSQVAISITYKMLLDPNFGLGAGLGLEFLQQDWLGDSTLAVGVVIFVVSWQWIPFHSLIYQGGVRQIPASMYEAAEIDGAGRVRKFFSITLPQLKYTIITSSTLMVVGSLTFFDLIWVLTAGGPGDATRALAVDMYQRGFKATLMGPASVIAVILVLLGLGLALLLRRLGGRDATESQLEGA comes from the coding sequence ATGGCCTGGCCGGCCCTGATCGCCTTCACGATCTTCGGTGTCATCCCGCTCTTCGGCGTGCTCTACCTGAGCTTCTCGTCGTGGAACGGGCTCAGCGAGACCATCCCGATGAGCGGGCTGGAGAGCTGGAAGTCGGTGCTGTCCGACCCCGGCCTGCCGCACGCCCTCTGGGTGACCTTCCTGATCATGGCGCTCTCCTGGCTCGCGCAGACGCCGATCTCGATCCTGCTCGGGGTCTTCATCGCCAAGCATGCGCGGTACCGCAGCGTGCTCGCGGTGCTCTTCTTCGTCCCGCTGCTGCTCAGCCAGGTGGCCATCTCGATCACCTACAAGATGCTGCTGGACCCGAACTTCGGTCTCGGCGCCGGTCTCGGCCTGGAGTTCCTGCAGCAGGACTGGCTGGGCGACAGCACGCTCGCGGTCGGCGTGGTCATCTTCGTGGTGTCCTGGCAGTGGATCCCGTTCCACTCGCTGATCTACCAGGGCGGCGTCCGGCAGATCCCGGCCTCGATGTACGAGGCGGCCGAGATCGACGGCGCCGGCCGCGTCCGCAAGTTCTTCAGCATCACGCTGCCGCAGCTGAAGTACACGATCATCACATCGTCGACGCTGATGGTGGTCGGCTCACTGACCTTCTTCGACCTGATCTGGGTGCTCACCGCCGGTGGTCCCGGCGACGCCACCCGGGCGCTCGCGGTCGACATGTACCAGCGCGGCTTCAAGGCCACCCTGATGGGCCCGGCCAGCGTCATCGCCGTCATCCTGGTGCTGCTCGGCCTGGGCCTGGCCCTGCTGCTGCGCCGCCTCGGTGGCCGGGATGCGACCGAGAGCCAGCTGGAAGGAGCCTGA
- a CDS encoding LLM class flavin-dependent oxidoreductase: MSTRETVGTETPAASAMAAMVVLGADEAQRARAERAVRGQIAFYASTPSYRPVLDVHGWGDLADRLNVLSRRQDWAAMAAEITDDVLDAFAVAGDPATVAAGLTARFGTTIDRISLYTPYDADRYQLAAVRSALRAG, from the coding sequence TTGAGCACCCGGGAGACGGTCGGCACCGAGACGCCCGCGGCGTCAGCGATGGCCGCGATGGTGGTGCTCGGCGCCGACGAGGCCCAGCGGGCCCGGGCCGAGCGGGCGGTGCGCGGGCAGATCGCCTTCTACGCGTCCACCCCGTCCTACCGCCCGGTGCTCGACGTGCACGGCTGGGGTGACCTGGCCGACCGGCTCAACGTCCTGTCCCGGCGCCAGGACTGGGCGGCGATGGCCGCCGAGATCACCGACGACGTGCTGGACGCCTTCGCGGTGGCCGGCGACCCGGCGACGGTCGCGGCCGGGCTCACCGCCCGGTTCGGCACGACGATCGACCGGATCTCGCTCTACACGCCGTACGACGCGGACCGCTACCAGCTGGCAGCGGTCCGCAGCGCCCTGCGCGCCGGCTGA
- a CDS encoding aminoacyl-tRNA deacylase — protein MTSAAIAAVTESGISHEIVRHGPVSSVAEAAASQGVELRDLVKTLVVRRGPDDYLFVLVPGDRSISWPKLRALLGVNRLSMPDAGTAKAATGYERGTITPFGATTAWPVIADERTAGRTISLGAGERGVALRVPADAAVAALNGTFADVTEPA, from the coding sequence GTGACCAGCGCCGCCATCGCAGCCGTGACCGAGTCCGGGATCAGCCACGAGATCGTCCGGCACGGCCCGGTCAGCAGCGTCGCCGAGGCCGCCGCCAGCCAGGGCGTCGAGCTGCGCGACCTGGTGAAAACGCTGGTGGTCCGCCGCGGCCCGGACGACTACCTGTTCGTCCTGGTCCCCGGCGACCGCTCGATCTCCTGGCCGAAACTGCGTGCCCTGCTCGGCGTCAACCGGCTGTCGATGCCGGACGCCGGCACCGCCAAGGCGGCGACCGGCTACGAACGCGGCACCATCACCCCGTTCGGCGCGACGACGGCCTGGCCGGTGATCGCCGACGAGCGCACCGCGGGCCGCACGATCAGCCTGGGCGCGGGGGAGCGGGGTGTCGCCCTCCGGGTCCCCGCCGACGCGGCGGTGGCCGCGCTGAACGGCACCTTCGCCGACGTCACCGAGCCTGCCTGA